A section of the Pseudomonadota bacterium genome encodes:
- a CDS encoding NAD(P)-dependent oxidoreductase, with product MGDQLEASQASRDRAGVTASPTLSGKTLFITGASRGIGEAIALRAAQDGANIVIAAKTAEPHPKLPGTIYSAAEAVTAAGGQALPLVVDIRFEDQVQAAVQKAAARFGAIDVLVNNASAIGLTSTLHTPLKRYDLMHQINVRGTFVCSQACLPHLLKAPNPHILNISPPLDMRARWFASHVAYTMTKYGMSMCVLGMAEEFRHRGVAVNALWPKTAIATAAIKNLLGGEAAMARCRKPSIVADAARVILCRDSRSYSGNFVLDEDVLREAGVRDFAHYAMDPGSALQTDLFVG from the coding sequence ATGGGCGATCAACTCGAGGCGTCTCAGGCGTCACGCGATCGGGCCGGCGTGACCGCGTCGCCCACACTGAGCGGCAAGACGCTCTTCATCACCGGGGCAAGTCGCGGCATCGGAGAAGCGATCGCGCTCCGGGCGGCTCAGGACGGAGCGAACATCGTGATCGCGGCCAAGACCGCCGAGCCCCACCCCAAGCTGCCGGGCACGATCTACAGCGCCGCCGAGGCAGTGACGGCGGCAGGAGGCCAGGCGCTGCCTTTGGTCGTCGACATTCGCTTCGAGGATCAGGTGCAGGCCGCGGTGCAAAAGGCGGCTGCTCGCTTCGGGGCGATCGACGTGCTGGTCAACAACGCCAGCGCCATCGGTCTCACCAGCACGCTGCACACTCCCTTGAAACGCTACGACTTGATGCACCAGATCAACGTCCGCGGCACCTTTGTCTGCTCGCAGGCCTGCTTGCCTCACCTGCTGAAGGCGCCGAACCCGCACATTCTCAACATCTCACCGCCTCTTGACATGCGCGCTAGATGGTTTGCTTCCCACGTCGCCTATACCATGACCAAGTACGGCATGAGCATGTGCGTGCTGGGCATGGCCGAGGAGTTTCGCCATCGGGGCGTTGCGGTGAACGCGCTGTGGCCCAAGACCGCGATCGCAACGGCCGCCATCAAGAACCTCCTCGGCGGCGAGGCTGCGATGGCCCGCTGTCGCAAGCCGAGCATCGTGGCCGACGCCGCCCGCGTGATCCTGTGCCGCGACAGCCGCAGCTACAGCGGCAACTTCGTACTGGACGAAGACGTATTGCGCGAGGCAGGTGTCCGAGATTTCGCGCACTATGCCATGGACCCTGGGTCGG